From Citricoccus sp. SGAir0253, a single genomic window includes:
- a CDS encoding sirohydrochlorin chelatase, with protein sequence MTESMHVLACAHGTDDPDGRRAVDRLRAEVADVCRRRGIDARVHEAYVDVQEPALEDVLASLPAGEPAVVLPLLLSTGYHTRVDIHRAIRSRPGTVAAAPLGPDRRLAAVLAERLAQAGLGDGDEVILASAGTRVARGVEEVLEMAARLGEEIGRPVTAAFGSAAEPNVRDAVRDARAQGAPRVVIASYLLAPGFFHTLLTRAGADVVTGPLLPSRLVAECAVDRLEAALHPASHEDS encoded by the coding sequence ATGACCGAGTCGATGCATGTCCTGGCCTGCGCCCACGGGACGGACGATCCGGACGGCCGGCGCGCCGTCGACCGCCTCCGCGCGGAGGTGGCGGACGTGTGCCGCCGGCGGGGGATCGATGCCCGGGTCCACGAGGCGTACGTGGACGTCCAGGAACCCGCCCTGGAGGACGTGCTCGCCTCCCTGCCCGCGGGGGAGCCCGCCGTCGTCCTGCCCCTGCTGCTGTCCACGGGATACCACACCCGGGTGGACATCCACCGGGCGATCCGCTCCCGTCCCGGCACCGTGGCCGCCGCACCCCTCGGGCCGGACCGGCGGCTGGCCGCCGTGCTGGCCGAGAGGCTCGCGCAGGCCGGGCTCGGCGACGGCGACGAGGTGATCCTGGCCTCCGCCGGCACCCGCGTGGCCCGGGGCGTCGAGGAGGTCCTCGAGATGGCGGCCCGGCTGGGCGAGGAGATCGGGCGTCCGGTCACGGCGGCCTTCGGGTCCGCGGCCGAGCCGAACGTCCGGGACGCGGTCCGTGACGCCCGGGCCCAGGGCGCTCCCCGGGTGGTCATCGCCTCCTACCTCCTGGCGCCGGGGTTCTTCCACACCCTGCTCACCCGGGCCGGTGCGGACGTGGTGACCGGCCCCCTGCTGCCCTCGCGCCTGGTGGCCGAGTGCGCCGTCGACCGGCTGGAGGCGGCGCTTCACCCGGCGTCACACGAGGACTCCTGA
- a CDS encoding tripartite tricarboxylate transporter permease → MDQLSLLLEGLGSALTPMNLLWVVIGAVLGTAVGVLPGLGSAMAVALLLPITFTLDPTAAFIMFAGVYFGGLFGDSTSGILLNTPGNSSAIASTFEGHRMAKDGRAAKALATAAVGAFVGGLIATTLVVFFAPVLVRMATAFGPAEYFALAVFAFLAISSVVSESVVKGLGALGIGLVLAMVGVDGPSGTVRYTLGLPQLFDGISIVVITVGLLALGEVLHIAGRIHRDPAGATITSKGRPRLDRHDVRRALPAWLRGTAFGVPFGIIPAGGSEVPTFLAYGTEKRLARRRGDAEFGTAGSIKGVAAPEAAGNATAGTAMGALLALGLPTSATAAIMLAAFQQYGMQPGPLLFERSGDLVWTLLASLFIGLVVLVILNMQFAVLWAKLLYIPRHYLYAGITVLSMLGVYAISSATLDLWVVLGVGLLGLVMRRYQFPLAPVLIAVVLGPLAETELRRALTVSEGDPSILVSSPVTVILYSVLALALAVSAVQHVRHRRERAAGIAADGGPDNGPGPDGGPGTPVGAPSGADGLAGPDAGPGPAAGRSPEALVGAAPIGSGAHGAGATGSSGSR, encoded by the coding sequence ATGGACCAGTTGTCCCTGCTCCTCGAGGGGCTCGGCTCGGCGCTGACCCCGATGAACCTGCTGTGGGTGGTCATCGGCGCCGTCCTCGGCACGGCCGTGGGCGTGCTGCCCGGCCTCGGCTCCGCCATGGCGGTGGCCCTGCTGCTGCCCATCACCTTCACCCTGGACCCCACCGCGGCGTTCATCATGTTCGCCGGCGTGTACTTCGGCGGACTGTTCGGCGACTCCACCTCGGGCATCCTGCTGAACACCCCGGGCAACTCCTCGGCCATCGCCTCCACCTTCGAGGGGCACCGGATGGCCAAGGACGGCCGGGCGGCCAAGGCGCTGGCCACGGCGGCCGTGGGCGCCTTCGTCGGCGGGCTGATCGCCACCACGCTCGTGGTGTTCTTCGCCCCGGTGCTCGTGAGGATGGCCACCGCCTTCGGCCCGGCCGAGTACTTCGCGCTGGCCGTGTTCGCCTTCCTGGCGATCTCCTCCGTGGTCTCCGAGTCCGTGGTCAAGGGCCTGGGCGCCCTGGGCATCGGCCTGGTGCTGGCCATGGTGGGCGTGGACGGGCCCTCGGGCACCGTGCGCTACACCCTGGGCCTGCCCCAGCTGTTCGACGGCATCTCGATCGTGGTCATCACCGTGGGCCTGCTGGCCCTGGGCGAGGTGCTGCACATCGCCGGGCGCATCCACCGCGACCCGGCCGGGGCCACCATCACCTCCAAGGGCCGGCCGCGGCTGGACCGGCACGACGTCCGCCGCGCCCTGCCGGCCTGGCTGCGCGGCACCGCCTTCGGCGTGCCCTTCGGCATCATCCCCGCCGGCGGCTCCGAGGTCCCCACGTTCCTGGCGTACGGCACCGAGAAGCGGCTGGCCCGCCGGCGCGGTGACGCCGAGTTCGGCACGGCCGGCTCGATCAAGGGCGTGGCCGCCCCGGAGGCCGCGGGCAACGCGACCGCCGGCACCGCGATGGGCGCCCTGCTGGCCCTGGGCCTGCCGACCTCCGCGACCGCGGCCATCATGCTGGCCGCGTTCCAGCAGTACGGCATGCAGCCGGGTCCGCTGCTGTTCGAGCGCAGCGGGGACCTGGTGTGGACCCTGCTGGCCTCGCTGTTCATCGGCCTGGTGGTGCTGGTCATCCTGAACATGCAGTTCGCGGTGCTGTGGGCCAAGCTGCTCTACATCCCGCGGCACTACCTGTACGCCGGGATCACGGTGCTGTCCATGCTGGGCGTGTACGCGATCAGCTCGGCCACCCTGGACCTGTGGGTGGTGCTGGGCGTGGGCCTGCTGGGCCTGGTGATGCGCCGCTACCAGTTCCCGCTGGCCCCCGTGCTGATCGCCGTGGTGCTGGGCCCGCTGGCCGAGACCGAGCTGCGCCGGGCGCTGACCGTCTCCGAGGGCGACCCGTCCATCCTGGTCTCCAGCCCCGTGACGGTCATCCTGTACTCGGTGCTGGCACTGGCCCTGGCGGTCTCCGCGGTGCAGCACGTGCGGCACCGGCGGGAGCGGGCGGCCGGGATTGCTGCTGACGGCGGTCCGGACAACGGCCCGGGTCCCGACGGCGGCCCGGGCACCCCGGTGGGCGCCCCCTCCGGCGCGGACGGCCTCGCCGGCCCCGACGCCGGCCCGGGGCCTGCCGCCGGCCGGTCGCCGGAGGCGCTGGTCGGTGCTGCACCGATCGGGTCCGGTGCCCACGGGGCCGGGGCGACCGGGTCCTCAGGCTCCCGGTAG
- a CDS encoding nitrite/sulfite reductase, translated as MTQVTETTTPTTTPTAATARPSRRPAAKPHGQWKVDGTAPLNHNEEFKQQDNGLNVRERIEQTYAREGFDSIPSDDLHGRFRWWGLYTQRKPGIDGGKTATLEPHELEDRYFMLRVRIDGGALTTEQLRVIGGISTEFGRDSADVTDRQNIQLHWIRVEDVPEIWRRLESVGLSTTEACGDVPRVILGSPVAGIAADEIIDPTPVIREIAQRYIGDPELANLPRKFKSAITGHPSQDVVHEINDISLVGVVHPELGPGYDLWVGGGLSTSARLADRLGAFVSEERAAEVWHGVVQVFRDYGYRRLRTKARMKYLLNDWGPERFRTVLEEEYLGYALPDGPPPAPPTRPGDHVGVHEQKDGTYYIGAAPVVGRMSGTRLTALADLLERHGCTRLRATPHQKIVVLDVAPDRVDAVVAGLSELGLDSAPSVFRRSTIACTGLEFCKLAIVDTKDTAARTIAQLEERLADVADRLPERLSLHVNGCPNSCARIQTADIGLKGQLLPDADGGQTPGFQVHLGGGLASSDRETAGLGRTVRGLKVTAGDLVDYVDRLVRRYDEERDPGETFAHWAHRADEESLR; from the coding sequence ATGACCCAGGTGACCGAGACCACCACGCCGACCACCACGCCGACCGCCGCGACCGCCCGCCCCTCGCGGCGCCCCGCCGCCAAGCCCCACGGCCAGTGGAAGGTGGACGGCACCGCGCCGCTGAACCACAACGAGGAGTTCAAGCAGCAGGACAACGGCCTCAACGTCCGTGAGCGGATCGAGCAGACCTACGCGCGGGAGGGCTTCGACTCGATCCCCTCGGACGACCTGCACGGCCGCTTCCGCTGGTGGGGGCTGTACACCCAGCGCAAGCCGGGGATCGACGGCGGGAAGACCGCCACCCTGGAGCCCCACGAGCTCGAGGACCGCTACTTCATGCTGCGCGTGCGGATCGACGGCGGCGCCCTCACCACCGAGCAGCTGCGCGTCATCGGCGGCATCTCCACCGAGTTCGGCCGCGACTCCGCCGACGTCACCGACCGGCAGAACATCCAGCTCCACTGGATCCGGGTGGAGGACGTCCCGGAGATCTGGCGTCGCCTCGAGTCGGTCGGGCTGTCCACCACCGAGGCCTGCGGTGACGTGCCCCGGGTGATCCTGGGCTCGCCCGTGGCCGGGATCGCGGCCGACGAGATCATCGACCCCACGCCGGTCATCCGCGAGATCGCCCAGCGCTACATCGGCGACCCGGAGCTGGCCAACCTCCCGCGCAAGTTCAAGAGCGCCATCACCGGGCACCCCTCCCAGGACGTGGTGCACGAGATCAACGACATCTCCCTGGTGGGCGTGGTCCACCCGGAACTCGGACCCGGCTACGACCTGTGGGTCGGCGGCGGACTGTCCACCAGCGCCCGCCTGGCCGATCGCCTCGGGGCCTTCGTCAGCGAGGAGCGGGCGGCCGAGGTGTGGCACGGGGTGGTGCAGGTCTTCCGCGACTACGGCTACCGCCGCCTGCGCACCAAGGCCCGGATGAAGTACCTCCTGAACGACTGGGGGCCCGAGCGGTTCCGCACCGTGCTGGAGGAGGAGTACCTCGGCTACGCGCTGCCGGACGGCCCGCCGCCCGCCCCGCCCACCCGTCCCGGGGACCACGTGGGCGTCCACGAGCAGAAGGACGGCACCTACTACATCGGGGCCGCGCCGGTGGTCGGACGGATGAGCGGCACGCGCCTGACCGCGCTGGCCGACCTGCTGGAACGCCACGGCTGCACCCGCCTGCGGGCCACGCCCCACCAGAAGATCGTGGTGCTGGACGTGGCCCCGGACCGGGTCGACGCCGTCGTGGCCGGCCTGTCCGAGCTGGGACTGGACAGCGCGCCCTCGGTCTTCCGGCGCTCGACCATCGCCTGCACGGGCCTGGAGTTCTGCAAGCTCGCCATCGTGGACACCAAGGACACCGCCGCGCGGACCATCGCCCAGCTCGAGGAGCGCCTGGCGGACGTGGCGGACCGGCTGCCGGAGCGGCTGAGCCTGCACGTCAACGGCTGCCCGAACTCCTGCGCCCGGATCCAGACCGCGGACATCGGCCTGAAGGGCCAGCTGCTGCCGGACGCCGACGGCGGCCAGACCCCGGGCTTCCAGGTCCACCTGGGCGGCGGGCTGGCCTCCAGCGACCGGGAGACGGCCGGGCTGGGCCGCACCGTGCGCGGCCTGAAGGTGACGGCCGGGGACCTGGTGGACTACGTCGACCGGCTGGTCCGGCGCTACGACGAGGAACGAGACCCGGGCGAGACCTTCGCCCACTGGGCACACCGAGCAGACGAGGAGTCCCTCCGATGA